One segment of Pandoraea pnomenusa DNA contains the following:
- a CDS encoding MarR family winged helix-turn-helix transcriptional regulator, with product MTSLESLRFVFTSHLLLAGKQWRQLSQGAIVEYGISAASAGPLLFIRRLGQGVRQVELAEYVGLEGASLVRLLDQLCAAGLVLREVDISDRRANALRLTQAGEALAEKLEIELSQLRAKVFASIPREDFEAVLRVFEALSSAAGPDGSILAMAPPKK from the coding sequence ATGACCTCCCTAGAATCGCTCCGTTTTGTCTTCACCAGCCATCTGCTGCTGGCAGGCAAACAGTGGCGCCAGTTGTCGCAGGGCGCGATCGTCGAATACGGGATTTCCGCGGCGAGCGCGGGCCCGTTGCTGTTCATCCGCCGGCTCGGCCAGGGGGTGCGTCAGGTCGAGCTCGCCGAGTACGTCGGGCTCGAGGGTGCATCGCTGGTGCGGCTGCTCGACCAGTTGTGCGCGGCCGGGCTGGTGCTGCGCGAAGTCGACATCAGCGACCGCCGCGCCAATGCGCTGCGACTGACGCAGGCCGGCGAGGCGCTCGCCGAAAAGCTCGAAATCGAACTCAGCCAATTGCGCGCGAAGGTGTTCGCGAGCATCCCGCGCGAGGATTTCGAGGCGGTGTTACGCGTGTTCGAAGCCCTCTCCAGCGCGGCGGGACCCGACGGGTCGATCCTCGCCATGGCGCCTCCCAAGAAGTAA
- the badI gene encoding 2-ketocyclohexanecarboxyl-CoA hydrolase: MQYEDILYEVRNGAAWITINRPEKMNAFRGRTCDELIHAINRAGYDREIASIVLAGAGDKAFCTGGDQSAHEGQYDGRGTIGLPMEELHNAIRDVPKPVIARVQGYAIGGGNVICTLCDFTIASERAVFGQVGPKVGSVDPGFGTAFLARVVGEKKAREIWYLCRRYPAGEALAMGLVNTVVPHDQLDAEVQKWCDEILERSPTAIAIAKRSFNMDTAQQAGIAGMGMYALKLYYETEESREGVRAFQEKRKPDFRKYAK, encoded by the coding sequence ATGCAGTACGAAGACATTCTGTATGAAGTGCGCAACGGCGCGGCCTGGATCACGATCAACCGTCCCGAGAAGATGAACGCTTTTCGCGGGCGCACCTGCGACGAACTGATTCACGCGATCAACCGGGCGGGTTACGACCGCGAGATCGCGAGCATCGTGCTGGCCGGGGCGGGTGACAAGGCGTTTTGCACCGGCGGCGATCAATCGGCGCATGAAGGTCAGTACGACGGACGCGGCACCATCGGCCTGCCGATGGAGGAGTTGCATAACGCGATTCGCGATGTGCCGAAGCCGGTCATCGCGCGCGTGCAGGGTTATGCCATCGGGGGCGGCAATGTGATCTGCACGCTGTGTGATTTCACGATCGCGTCGGAGCGGGCGGTATTCGGTCAGGTCGGCCCCAAGGTCGGGTCGGTCGACCCCGGTTTCGGCACGGCATTTCTCGCCCGTGTGGTCGGCGAGAAGAAGGCGCGCGAGATCTGGTATCTGTGCCGCCGCTATCCGGCCGGCGAGGCGCTGGCGATGGGCCTGGTGAACACTGTCGTGCCCCACGATCAGCTCGACGCCGAGGTGCAGAAGTGGTGCGACGAGATTCTCGAGCGCAGCCCGACGGCCATCGCGATCGCAAAGCGCTCGTTCAACATGGACACCGCGCAGCAAGCCGGCATTGCGGGCATGGGCATGTACGCCCTCAAACTCTATTACGAGACGGAAGAGTCGCGCGAAGGCGTGCGCGCGTTCCAGGAAAAGCGCAAACCCGACTTCCGCAAATACGCAAAGTAA
- a CDS encoding efflux RND transporter periplasmic adaptor subunit has protein sequence MKLKLRSLGPVVLTLAVSCVAIFVLLHLWDYYTVAPWTRDGRIRADIVQVAPDVSGLITDVEVKDNQSVRRGDLLFVIDRDRYTLALQQAEANVAAKRATLAQARRENARNHQLAEVVAKEVVEAGQAKVESGEAAVAQAEAAVRLAKLNLERTRVVAPADGYLNDRLPRVGDYVTTGRPVLSMVDANSLHVEGYFEETKMRGIHIGDRVEIRLMGEHKVLHGHVQSIVAGIEDRDRTSGASMLPNINPTFNWVRLAQRIPVRIALDDVPADMRLVAGRTATVTIVEGGTGTAKTGGKAARNDGTATTLAGTRTGAGQ, from the coding sequence ATGAAACTGAAACTTCGCTCTCTCGGCCCCGTCGTTCTGACGCTCGCAGTTTCCTGCGTCGCGATCTTCGTGCTGCTGCACCTGTGGGACTACTACACGGTCGCCCCCTGGACTCGCGACGGTCGCATCCGCGCCGACATCGTGCAGGTGGCGCCCGACGTCTCCGGCCTCATCACGGATGTCGAAGTCAAGGACAACCAGTCTGTGCGCCGCGGCGACCTGCTGTTCGTGATCGACCGTGACCGCTATACGCTTGCCTTGCAACAGGCCGAAGCGAATGTGGCCGCCAAACGTGCCACGCTCGCCCAGGCCCGCCGCGAAAACGCACGCAACCATCAGTTGGCGGAAGTCGTGGCCAAGGAGGTCGTGGAGGCCGGCCAGGCCAAGGTCGAATCGGGCGAAGCCGCCGTGGCACAGGCCGAAGCGGCGGTACGGCTCGCGAAGCTCAATCTCGAGCGCACGCGCGTGGTCGCGCCGGCCGATGGCTATCTGAACGACCGGCTGCCGCGCGTGGGCGACTACGTCACGACCGGCCGCCCCGTGCTGTCGATGGTCGACGCCAACTCGCTGCACGTCGAAGGCTATTTCGAAGAAACCAAGATGCGCGGCATTCACATCGGCGACCGCGTGGAAATTCGCCTCATGGGCGAGCACAAGGTGTTGCACGGTCACGTGCAGAGCATCGTCGCCGGCATCGAAGACCGCGACCGCACGAGCGGCGCGTCGATGCTGCCCAACATCAACCCGACCTTCAACTGGGTACGCCTCGCGCAGCGCATTCCGGTGCGCATTGCCCTCGACGACGTACCGGCCGACATGCGCCTCGTGGCCGGGCGCACGGCGACCGTGACTATCGTGGAAGGGGGCACCGGCACCGCGAAGACCGGGGGCAAGGCGGCGCGGAACGACGGCACTGCCACCACGCTGGCGGGCACCCGCACCGGGGCCGGTCAATGA
- a CDS encoding acyl-CoA dehydrogenase family protein: MTSKGLDSESFELLLAAVQRFIRERLVPAENDVEEHDEVPAAIVDEMKAMGLFGLSIPEEFGGIGLSMAQEVRVAYEFGQTSLAFRSVFGTNVGIGSQGILMDGTDAQKRELLPRVASGELIMSFALTEPDAGSDPAALKTRAVLDGDTYVIDGVKRYITNAPRAGAFTLMARTGGEGAGGISAFIVPADTPGLSLGKPDKKMGQRGTKTCDVVLQGARVPAANIIGGEAGKGFKTAMKVLDRGRLHVAALACGMAQRILDESVAYARERKQFGQRIGDFQLVQAMLADSQAELYAGWSMVQDCALRYDAKPAGRRDADVSTRASCAKLFCTEMVGRVADRGVQVHGGAGYINEYKVERFYRDVRLLRLYEGTTQIQQLIIGRALMQDD, encoded by the coding sequence ATGACATCGAAAGGACTGGATAGCGAATCGTTCGAGCTGCTGCTCGCCGCCGTGCAGCGTTTCATTCGGGAACGGCTGGTGCCGGCCGAGAACGACGTGGAGGAGCACGACGAAGTGCCCGCCGCGATCGTCGACGAGATGAAGGCGATGGGTCTGTTCGGCCTGTCGATCCCGGAGGAATTCGGTGGCATTGGCCTGTCGATGGCGCAGGAGGTGCGCGTGGCCTACGAGTTCGGGCAGACGTCGCTGGCGTTTCGCTCGGTGTTCGGCACCAACGTGGGCATCGGTTCGCAGGGCATTCTGATGGACGGCACCGACGCGCAAAAGCGCGAGCTGCTGCCGCGCGTGGCCAGCGGCGAGCTGATCATGTCTTTCGCGTTGACCGAGCCGGATGCCGGTTCCGACCCGGCCGCGCTCAAGACGCGCGCCGTGCTCGATGGCGACACCTATGTGATCGACGGTGTGAAGCGCTATATCACCAATGCGCCCCGCGCCGGGGCGTTCACGCTCATGGCCCGCACCGGCGGCGAGGGCGCGGGGGGCATCTCGGCGTTCATCGTGCCCGCCGACACGCCAGGGCTCTCGCTGGGCAAGCCCGACAAGAAGATGGGGCAGCGCGGCACGAAGACCTGCGACGTGGTGCTGCAGGGCGCGCGCGTACCCGCCGCGAACATCATCGGGGGCGAGGCGGGCAAGGGCTTCAAGACGGCCATGAAGGTGCTCGACCGGGGCCGTCTGCATGTGGCGGCGCTGGCCTGCGGCATGGCGCAGCGCATTCTTGACGAATCGGTCGCGTATGCGCGCGAGCGCAAGCAGTTCGGCCAGCGCATCGGCGATTTCCAGCTGGTGCAGGCAATGCTCGCCGACAGCCAGGCCGAGTTGTATGCCGGTTGGTCGATGGTGCAGGACTGTGCCCTGCGATACGACGCCAAACCCGCAGGCAGGCGCGACGCCGACGTCAGCACGCGGGCGTCGTGCGCCAAGCTCTTCTGCACGGAGATGGTGGGGCGCGTGGCCGACCGGGGCGTGCAGGTCCACGGCGGCGCGGGCTACATCAACGAGTACAAGGTCGAGCGCTTCTATCGCGACGTGCGTTTGCTGCGTCTTTACGAAGGCACGACGCAGATTCAGCAGTTGATCATCGGTCGCGCCCTGATGCAGGACGACTGA
- the aliB gene encoding cyclohexanecarboxyl-CoA dehydrogenase: MHNPYLDDDLVALAEHTQRFAQARIAPGFLERDRTRVLDRAIMREMGELGLIAPELPEAYGGQGMGRLAAGVIHEAVARADLSLSYINLLASLNGQILAEHGQPEIVAPWLHKLTRGQTLLAIALTEPRGGSDAANLRMRAEFDGTHYVLNGEKTSISAADQADAAVVFARTGDVASGARGISAFLVPLDLPGVTRQRFDCHGQRAIGRGALFFENVKVPADHVLGAPGEGFVQVMQGFDFSRALIGLQVLAVARASLDETWEYVAQREAFGKPLSAFQGVSHPLADFDTQVEAARLLCLQTLWLKDRGLPHSAEAAMCKWWGPKLAYDAIHQCLLMFGHGGYDRGLMEQRLRDVLGFQIGDGTAQIMKTIIARTRAGRQAVPV; encoded by the coding sequence ATGCACAATCCGTATCTCGACGACGACCTCGTCGCGCTGGCCGAGCACACGCAGCGCTTCGCGCAGGCGCGCATCGCGCCCGGCTTTCTCGAACGCGACCGCACCCGGGTGCTCGACCGCGCCATCATGCGCGAGATGGGCGAGCTTGGCCTGATCGCACCGGAACTGCCAGAAGCGTACGGCGGGCAGGGCATGGGGCGGCTCGCCGCGGGGGTGATTCACGAAGCCGTCGCCCGTGCCGATCTGAGTCTGTCGTATATCAATCTGCTGGCGTCGCTCAACGGTCAGATTCTTGCCGAGCACGGGCAGCCGGAGATCGTGGCGCCCTGGCTTCACAAGCTCACCCGCGGACAGACGCTGCTTGCCATCGCCCTCACGGAGCCGCGCGGCGGCTCGGACGCCGCCAACCTGCGCATGCGCGCCGAGTTCGACGGCACCCACTATGTGCTCAACGGCGAGAAGACATCCATCTCCGCGGCCGATCAGGCCGATGCCGCCGTGGTCTTCGCGCGCACGGGCGATGTGGCATCGGGTGCTCGCGGTATTTCCGCGTTTCTCGTGCCGCTCGATTTGCCGGGCGTGACGCGCCAGCGGTTCGATTGCCACGGACAGCGCGCCATCGGGCGCGGCGCGCTGTTCTTCGAGAACGTGAAAGTGCCCGCCGACCACGTGCTCGGCGCGCCCGGCGAGGGCTTCGTGCAGGTGATGCAGGGCTTCGACTTCTCGCGCGCGCTCATTGGCCTGCAGGTGCTGGCCGTCGCGCGCGCCTCGCTTGACGAGACATGGGAATACGTCGCGCAGCGCGAAGCGTTCGGCAAACCGCTCTCGGCCTTCCAGGGGGTGTCGCATCCGCTGGCGGACTTCGACACGCAGGTCGAGGCGGCCCGTCTGCTGTGCCTGCAGACATTGTGGCTCAAGGATCGTGGCCTGCCGCACAGCGCCGAGGCCGCGATGTGCAAGTGGTGGGGGCCGAAGCTCGCCTACGATGCGATCCATCAGTGCCTGCTCATGTTTGGCCATGGCGGCTACGACCGGGGCTTGATGGAGCAACGGTTGCGCGACGTGCTTGGCTTTCAGATCGGCGACGGTACGGCGCAGATCATGAAGACGATCATCGCCCGGACCCGCGCGGGCCGGCAGGCGGTGCCCGTCTGA
- a CDS encoding FUSC family protein — MLNWPSSRDWIFSIKAFSASMLALYIALALGLPRPYWAMATVYIVSHPLTGATRSKALYRVLGTLLGAAAAIVFVPALVNTPELLMAAVGLWTGTLLYISLLHRSPRSYVFLLASYTLPLIALPAVSTPSGIFDIAVARAEEIILGIVCASVVGAIVLPTSVARVLHDRSARWLTDAARWTTDMLSADPDGKAARHMSRHRMAADILALDQLISQLSYDADTSERVRDAQELRGRMTMMMPVLSTVASLVHALRQHPQGAPQALEAKMADVVAWLRLGAPSPAPAHLLSPARSAGEASDWYGALVSATEDRLRSLVQLWQDCATLQRRFGQHDTPGAEGATAPWSPAFQHWELGGARHYDHGLLLFSTISAALCTFLMGMAWIYTGWNDGAAAVSLGAVACCFFAALDEPAPFIRSFFWATAVCVVFAAVYVFFILTNAHDFGLLVALFAPPFLLLGTLIPQPRFTMVAMLVAVNTATFVGIQGGYSADFQGFLNGNVAGLAGVLFALLWTLQTRPFGTRVAMRRLIHSSWRDIAKNAVGRSVAEHGRLRARLLDRLGQLVPRLAASESETSSDGFTEVRVELSALALQRELPHLNPSQRDAVQAVLTDVARFYQARLDDNVSEPDTTLRDKLLGAVRSLVAHSDQASRSARASLMDIHVALFPAPRPGSAQ, encoded by the coding sequence GTGCTCAATTGGCCCTCTTCACGCGACTGGATTTTCTCCATCAAGGCGTTCAGCGCCTCGATGCTGGCGCTGTACATCGCGCTCGCGCTGGGACTACCGCGCCCCTATTGGGCGATGGCCACCGTCTACATCGTGTCGCACCCGCTCACGGGGGCCACGCGCTCCAAGGCGCTGTACCGCGTGCTCGGCACGCTGCTCGGCGCGGCCGCCGCCATTGTTTTCGTTCCCGCGCTCGTCAACACGCCTGAGCTGTTGATGGCGGCCGTCGGCCTGTGGACCGGCACGCTGCTTTACATTTCGCTGCTCCACCGCTCGCCGCGCAGCTACGTTTTCCTGCTCGCGTCGTACACACTCCCACTGATCGCCCTGCCCGCCGTGAGCACCCCGAGCGGCATCTTCGACATCGCCGTGGCGCGCGCCGAAGAGATCATTCTCGGCATCGTCTGCGCGAGCGTGGTCGGCGCGATCGTGCTGCCCACCAGCGTGGCCAGGGTATTGCACGACCGCTCCGCGCGCTGGCTGACCGACGCCGCGCGCTGGACCACGGACATGCTCTCGGCCGATCCCGACGGCAAAGCCGCGCGTCACATGAGCCGCCACCGCATGGCGGCGGACATTCTCGCGCTCGACCAGTTGATCAGCCAGCTCTCGTACGACGCCGACACTTCCGAGCGCGTGCGCGACGCGCAGGAATTGCGCGGGCGCATGACGATGATGATGCCGGTGCTCTCGACCGTGGCGTCGCTCGTGCATGCGCTGCGGCAGCATCCACAAGGCGCGCCGCAAGCGCTCGAAGCCAAGATGGCCGACGTCGTGGCGTGGTTGCGCCTGGGCGCGCCGTCGCCTGCTCCGGCCCACCTGCTCAGCCCGGCAAGGTCCGCGGGCGAGGCGTCGGACTGGTACGGCGCGCTGGTCTCGGCCACCGAAGACCGTCTGCGCTCGCTCGTTCAGCTCTGGCAGGACTGCGCCACGCTGCAACGCCGCTTCGGCCAACACGATACCCCCGGCGCCGAGGGTGCCACCGCCCCGTGGTCGCCCGCCTTCCAACACTGGGAACTCGGCGGCGCGCGGCATTACGACCACGGGCTGTTGCTCTTCTCGACGATTTCCGCCGCGCTGTGCACGTTTCTCATGGGCATGGCCTGGATCTACACGGGCTGGAACGACGGCGCCGCCGCCGTTTCGCTCGGCGCCGTCGCCTGCTGCTTCTTCGCCGCGCTGGACGAGCCGGCACCGTTCATCCGCTCATTCTTCTGGGCGACGGCCGTGTGCGTGGTGTTCGCCGCCGTGTACGTGTTCTTCATCCTGACGAACGCCCACGACTTCGGCCTGCTCGTGGCGCTGTTCGCGCCGCCATTCCTGTTGCTGGGAACGTTGATTCCGCAGCCGCGCTTCACCATGGTGGCCATGCTCGTGGCGGTGAACACGGCGACCTTCGTGGGCATCCAGGGCGGATACAGCGCGGACTTCCAGGGATTCCTCAACGGCAACGTCGCCGGTCTGGCAGGCGTGCTGTTCGCGTTGCTCTGGACGTTGCAGACGCGCCCGTTTGGCACGCGCGTGGCCATGCGACGGCTGATCCACTCGAGCTGGCGCGACATCGCGAAGAACGCGGTGGGTCGCTCCGTCGCCGAGCACGGCCGCCTGCGCGCCCGCCTGCTCGATCGTCTCGGGCAACTCGTGCCGCGCCTGGCCGCGAGCGAGAGCGAAACGTCGAGCGACGGCTTTACCGAAGTGCGCGTCGAACTCTCCGCACTGGCGCTGCAGCGCGAGCTGCCGCACCTCAATCCATCGCAGCGCGACGCCGTGCAGGCCGTGCTCACCGACGTGGCGCGCTTCTATCAGGCGCGGCTCGACGACAACGTGAGCGAGCCCGACACGACGCTGCGCGACAAACTGCTGGGCGCGGTGCGCTCGTTGGTGGCCCACAGCGACCAGGCCTCGCGCAGCGCGCGCGCCTCGCTCATGGACATCCACGTCGCGTTGTTCCCGGCGCCGCGCCCGGGGAGTGCTCAATGA
- the badH gene encoding 2-hydroxycyclohexanecarboxyl-CoA dehydrogenase, giving the protein MQRFEGKTVIVTGGGGGIGGATCRRLGSEGAAVAVFDRDRAAAERVAGDIVAAGGRAQAFACDITLREQVDAAVAAASSALGPVDVLVNNAGWDIFKPFIKTTPPEWERLIAINLVGALHMHHAVLPQMVERRGGRIVNIASDAARAGSSGEAVYAACKGGLVAFSKTLAREHARHGITVNVVCPGPTDTALFADYKEGAGNPEKLVEAFTRAIPLGRIGQPEDLPGAIAFFASDDAAFVTGQVLSVSGGLTMNG; this is encoded by the coding sequence ATGCAGCGGTTCGAAGGCAAGACCGTCATCGTGACGGGCGGCGGGGGCGGGATCGGCGGGGCAACGTGCCGGCGACTCGGGAGCGAGGGGGCGGCCGTGGCGGTGTTCGACCGCGATCGCGCCGCCGCCGAACGTGTCGCGGGCGACATCGTGGCAGCCGGCGGCCGCGCGCAGGCATTTGCCTGCGACATCACGTTGCGCGAACAGGTGGATGCGGCCGTCGCCGCCGCGTCGTCGGCATTGGGTCCGGTCGACGTGCTCGTCAACAACGCCGGGTGGGACATCTTCAAGCCGTTCATCAAGACGACGCCGCCGGAGTGGGAGCGCCTGATCGCCATCAATCTCGTGGGCGCCCTGCACATGCACCATGCGGTGCTGCCGCAGATGGTGGAGCGCCGCGGTGGCCGGATCGTGAACATCGCCTCTGACGCCGCGCGCGCCGGATCGTCGGGCGAAGCCGTGTATGCGGCATGCAAGGGGGGGCTGGTGGCGTTCTCGAAGACGCTCGCCCGCGAGCATGCCCGTCACGGCATCACCGTCAACGTCGTCTGTCCGGGGCCGACCGATACGGCCCTCTTCGCCGACTACAAGGAAGGTGCGGGCAATCCGGAGAAGTTGGTCGAAGCGTTCACGCGGGCGATTCCGCTCGGCCGCATCGGCCAGCCCGAGGATCTGCCGGGGGCGATCGCGTTCTTCGCGAGCGACGACGCCGCGTTCGTCACGGGCCAGGTGCTCAGTGTGTCCGGCGGCCTGACGATGAACGGCTGA
- a CDS encoding DUF1656 domain-containing protein — MSGEIDIYGVFVPTLLALMVVAFVLTGALRFVLARIGFYKLVWHRSLFNLAVYIIALGGIVAIARAFHP; from the coding sequence ATGAGCGGAGAGATCGATATCTATGGCGTTTTCGTGCCGACGCTGCTGGCCCTGATGGTCGTGGCGTTCGTGCTGACCGGCGCGCTTCGTTTCGTACTGGCGCGCATCGGCTTCTACAAGCTGGTCTGGCACCGTTCGTTATTCAACCTTGCTGTGTACATCATCGCGCTGGGCGGCATTGTGGCCATCGCGCGCGCCTTCCATCCATGA
- a CDS encoding MarR family winged helix-turn-helix transcriptional regulator: MELANRLFFRLYQCANMLHKTGTRAVESLGLTTQQWAVLGALSRPEVPDGMSVGELARYLMVSRQNLSGLISRMERDGHVVSTPDGRDRRSRRVTMTERGHKVWHREAVPRIHGYYGQALDEFSTGDMTHTLHYLLKLLENMKRIDEAAGPTGSADASATPDEADEDADER, translated from the coding sequence ATGGAATTGGCTAACCGGTTGTTCTTCCGGTTATATCAATGCGCCAACATGTTGCATAAAACCGGTACCCGTGCCGTGGAAAGCCTGGGCCTGACGACACAGCAATGGGCGGTGCTCGGCGCACTGTCGCGCCCAGAGGTGCCCGATGGCATGAGCGTGGGGGAGCTTGCGCGGTACCTGATGGTGAGCCGTCAGAATCTGTCGGGCCTGATCAGCCGCATGGAGCGCGACGGACATGTCGTGAGCACCCCGGACGGACGAGACCGCCGCTCGCGGCGCGTGACCATGACCGAGCGAGGGCACAAGGTATGGCACCGCGAAGCCGTGCCGCGCATTCACGGCTACTACGGCCAGGCGCTCGACGAGTTCTCGACCGGCGACATGACGCACACACTTCACTACCTTCTCAAACTGCTCGAGAACATGAAGCGCATCGACGAGGCGGCGGGCCCCACGGGCTCGGCGGATGCCTCGGCGACGCCCGACGAAGCAGACGAAGACGCGGATGAACGCTAG
- the aliA gene encoding cyclohexanecarboxylate-CoA ligase, whose protein sequence is MEFDAVLLPPRREQSVARGWWPERTINDALEAALAATPDKVALTAVSTANGETTQLTYAALADAAERLALGLWRRGVRRDDVVACQLPNGWPFAVSYLACARIGAVLNPLMHIFRERELSFMLRHGEAKVFIVPHMFRGFDHAAMARALQADLPALEHVIVVGDAASPDGFDAVLMAGEPAATDDERAGMQASRARPDDVMQLMYTSGTTGEPKGVMHSANTTFSNIGAYAERMRLGRDDVVLMGSPLAHQTGFMYGLMMPIVLGASAVMLDVWDPATAVRLIRTYDVTFTMASTPFLADLTKAVAAGGATVPTLRAFLCAGAPIPGPVVEQARKVLGAKIVSAWGMTENGAVTLTRLEDDDTRASTTDGCPLPGVELRVVDAQGRELPQGETGRLLVRSCSNFGGYLKRPQWNGTDAEGWFDTGDMAWLDPSGYVRIAGRSKDVIIRGGENIPVVEIEALLYRHPAVATVAIVAYPDERLGERACAVVVPRPGQSIDLPAITDFLASHKVARQYWPERIEVRDTLPTTPTGKIQKFKLREMLHTGA, encoded by the coding sequence ATGGAATTCGATGCGGTGTTGCTTCCCCCGAGGCGAGAGCAGAGCGTGGCGCGCGGCTGGTGGCCCGAGCGGACGATCAACGATGCGCTCGAGGCCGCGCTTGCGGCCACGCCGGACAAAGTGGCGCTCACGGCCGTCTCGACGGCCAACGGCGAGACGACGCAACTGACCTATGCCGCGCTTGCCGACGCCGCCGAGCGTCTGGCGCTCGGCCTGTGGCGACGCGGCGTGCGGCGCGACGACGTCGTTGCCTGCCAGTTGCCCAACGGCTGGCCGTTCGCGGTGAGCTATCTCGCCTGCGCCCGCATCGGCGCCGTGCTCAACCCGCTCATGCATATCTTTCGCGAGCGCGAACTCTCGTTCATGCTGCGTCACGGCGAAGCGAAGGTGTTCATCGTGCCGCATATGTTCCGAGGCTTCGATCACGCCGCCATGGCGCGTGCGCTGCAGGCCGACCTGCCGGCGCTGGAACACGTGATCGTGGTCGGGGACGCCGCCTCGCCCGATGGCTTCGATGCCGTGCTCATGGCCGGCGAGCCCGCGGCCACCGACGACGAGCGCGCCGGGATGCAAGCTTCGCGCGCGCGGCCCGACGACGTGATGCAACTGATGTACACGTCGGGAACCACGGGCGAGCCCAAGGGGGTGATGCACAGCGCGAACACCACGTTCTCGAACATTGGGGCCTATGCGGAGCGCATGCGGCTCGGTCGCGACGACGTCGTGCTGATGGGTTCGCCGCTCGCGCACCAGACCGGCTTCATGTACGGCCTGATGATGCCGATCGTGCTCGGGGCCAGCGCCGTCATGCTCGACGTGTGGGACCCCGCCACGGCGGTCCGCCTGATCCGCACGTATGACGTGACGTTCACGATGGCGTCGACGCCGTTTCTTGCCGACCTGACCAAGGCGGTCGCGGCCGGTGGCGCCACGGTGCCGACGCTGCGGGCGTTTCTCTGCGCGGGCGCGCCGATTCCGGGCCCGGTGGTCGAGCAGGCGCGCAAGGTGCTCGGTGCGAAGATCGTGTCGGCATGGGGCATGACGGAAAACGGGGCGGTCACGCTCACGCGCCTGGAGGATGACGACACGCGGGCGTCGACCACGGACGGCTGTCCGCTGCCGGGCGTGGAACTGCGCGTGGTCGATGCGCAGGGGCGGGAGTTGCCCCAGGGCGAAACCGGACGTTTGCTGGTGCGGTCGTGCTCGAACTTCGGCGGGTACCTGAAACGCCCGCAGTGGAACGGCACCGACGCCGAGGGCTGGTTCGACACCGGCGACATGGCCTGGCTCGACCCCAGCGGCTACGTGCGCATCGCCGGGCGCAGCAAGGACGTGATCATCCGGGGCGGCGAGAACATTCCGGTCGTCGAGATCGAGGCGCTGCTTTACCGGCACCCGGCGGTGGCGACGGTGGCTATCGTCGCCTATCCGGACGAGCGGCTCGGCGAGCGCGCGTGCGCGGTGGTGGTGCCGCGCCCGGGGCAGTCGATCGACTTGCCGGCGATCACCGATTTCCTGGCGTCGCACAAGGTCGCACGACAATACTGGCCCGAACGGATCGAAGTGCGCGACACGCTGCCGACGACGCCCACGGGTAAGATACAGAAATTCAAATTGCGCGAGATGCTGCACACGGGCGCGTGA